The following coding sequences are from one Paramormyrops kingsleyae isolate MSU_618 chromosome 21, PKINGS_0.4, whole genome shotgun sequence window:
- the LOC111835163 gene encoding ELAV-like protein 1 isoform X3, producing MIKDANLYISGLPKTMTQKDVEDMFARYGRIINSRVLVDQASGLSRGVAFIRFDKRAEAEDAIKDLNGQKPPGATEPITVKFAANPNQAKNSQLLSQLYHSQSRRFGGPVHHQAQRFRFSPMSVDHVSGLSGVNISGNSSSGWCIFIYNLGQDADEGILWQMFGPFGAVTNVKVIRDFNTNKCKGFGFVTMTNYEEAAMAIASLNGYRLGDKILQVSFKTSKSHK from the exons ATGATAAAGGATGCAAACCTGTACATTAGTGGGCTGCCCAAGACCATGACCCAGAAAGATGTTGAGGACATGTTTGCACGTTATGGTCGCATTATTAACTCCCGTGTTCTTGTTGATCAGGCTTCAG GGCTATCTCGGGGGGTTGCGTTTATCCGCTTCGACAAGAGAGCAGAGGCGGAGGATGCCATCAAAGATCTAAATGGTCAGAAGCCGCCCGGGGCCACTGAACCGATCACTGTTAAGTTTGCTGCCAATCCGAACCAGGCAAAAAACTCTCAGCTTCTGTCTCAGCTCTACCATTCGCAATCTCGTCGTTTTGGGGGGCCTGTGCATCACCAAGCACAGAGGTTCAG GTTCTCTCCTATGAGTGTGGACCATGTGAGTGGACTCTCAGGAGTCAATATATCAGGTAACTCTTCGTCAGGCTGGTGCATTTTCATCTACAACCTCGGACAAGATGCTGATGAAGGCATACTGTGGCAGATGTTTGGCCCCTTTGGGGCTGTTACCAATGTCAAAGTCATTCGAGACTTTAATACCAATAAATGTAAAGGGTTTGGCTTTGTAACCATGACTAACTATGAGGAAGCAGCCATGGCAATTGCCAGCCTCAATGGGTATCGCCTAGGCGACAAGATCTTACAGGTGTCATTCAAAACCAGCAAGTCTCATAAGTAG
- the LOC111835163 gene encoding ELAV-like protein 1 isoform X2, producing MAVRRGHIRYLKVSYARPSSEMIKDANLYISGLPKTMTQKDVEDMFARYGRIINSRVLVDQASGLSRGVAFIRFDKRAEAEDAIKDLNGQKPPGATEPITVKFAANPNQAKNSQLLSQLYHSQSRRFGGPVHHQAQRFRFSPMSVDHVSGLSGVNISGNSSSGWCIFIYNLGQDADEGILWQMFGPFGAVTNVKVIRDFNTNKCKGFGFVTMTNYEEAAMAIASLNGYRLGDKILQVSFKTSKSHK from the exons GTGTCCTATGCCAGGCCAAGTTCGGAAATGATAAAGGATGCAAACCTGTACATTAGTGGGCTGCCCAAGACCATGACCCAGAAAGATGTTGAGGACATGTTTGCACGTTATGGTCGCATTATTAACTCCCGTGTTCTTGTTGATCAGGCTTCAG GGCTATCTCGGGGGGTTGCGTTTATCCGCTTCGACAAGAGAGCAGAGGCGGAGGATGCCATCAAAGATCTAAATGGTCAGAAGCCGCCCGGGGCCACTGAACCGATCACTGTTAAGTTTGCTGCCAATCCGAACCAGGCAAAAAACTCTCAGCTTCTGTCTCAGCTCTACCATTCGCAATCTCGTCGTTTTGGGGGGCCTGTGCATCACCAAGCACAGAGGTTCAG GTTCTCTCCTATGAGTGTGGACCATGTGAGTGGACTCTCAGGAGTCAATATATCAGGTAACTCTTCGTCAGGCTGGTGCATTTTCATCTACAACCTCGGACAAGATGCTGATGAAGGCATACTGTGGCAGATGTTTGGCCCCTTTGGGGCTGTTACCAATGTCAAAGTCATTCGAGACTTTAATACCAATAAATGTAAAGGGTTTGGCTTTGTAACCATGACTAACTATGAGGAAGCAGCCATGGCAATTGCCAGCCTCAATGGGTATCGCCTAGGCGACAAGATCTTACAGGTGTCATTCAAAACCAGCAAGTCTCATAAGTAG
- the LOC111835163 gene encoding ELAV-like protein 1 isoform X1 translates to MAVRRGHIRYLKEVYDMSNGYEDHMADELKDAKTNLIVNYLPQNMTQDELRSLFSSIGEVESAKLIRDKVAGHSLGYGFVNYVNPSDAERAISTLNGLRLQSKTIKVSYARPSSEMIKDANLYISGLPKTMTQKDVEDMFARYGRIINSRVLVDQASGLSRGVAFIRFDKRAEAEDAIKDLNGQKPPGATEPITVKFAANPNQAKNSQLLSQLYHSQSRRFGGPVHHQAQRFRFSPMSVDHVSGLSGVNISGNSSSGWCIFIYNLGQDADEGILWQMFGPFGAVTNVKVIRDFNTNKCKGFGFVTMTNYEEAAMAIASLNGYRLGDKILQVSFKTSKSHK, encoded by the exons GAAGTTTATGACATGTCCAACGGTTATGAAGATCACATGGCAGACGAGCTgaaagatgcaaaaacaaacctGATCGTCAATTACCTTCCTCAAAACATGACACAAGATGAGCTCCGCAGCCTGTTCAGCAGCATCGGTGAGGTGGAATCAGCAAAGCTTATCCGCGATAAAGTGGCAG gACACAGTTTAGGGTACGGATTTGTTAACTATGTTAACCCTAGTGATGCAGAAAGGGCAATCAGTACACTCAATGGGCTGAGACTACAGTCTAAAACTATCAAG GTGTCCTATGCCAGGCCAAGTTCGGAAATGATAAAGGATGCAAACCTGTACATTAGTGGGCTGCCCAAGACCATGACCCAGAAAGATGTTGAGGACATGTTTGCACGTTATGGTCGCATTATTAACTCCCGTGTTCTTGTTGATCAGGCTTCAG GGCTATCTCGGGGGGTTGCGTTTATCCGCTTCGACAAGAGAGCAGAGGCGGAGGATGCCATCAAAGATCTAAATGGTCAGAAGCCGCCCGGGGCCACTGAACCGATCACTGTTAAGTTTGCTGCCAATCCGAACCAGGCAAAAAACTCTCAGCTTCTGTCTCAGCTCTACCATTCGCAATCTCGTCGTTTTGGGGGGCCTGTGCATCACCAAGCACAGAGGTTCAG GTTCTCTCCTATGAGTGTGGACCATGTGAGTGGACTCTCAGGAGTCAATATATCAGGTAACTCTTCGTCAGGCTGGTGCATTTTCATCTACAACCTCGGACAAGATGCTGATGAAGGCATACTGTGGCAGATGTTTGGCCCCTTTGGGGCTGTTACCAATGTCAAAGTCATTCGAGACTTTAATACCAATAAATGTAAAGGGTTTGGCTTTGTAACCATGACTAACTATGAGGAAGCAGCCATGGCAATTGCCAGCCTCAATGGGTATCGCCTAGGCGACAAGATCTTACAGGTGTCATTCAAAACCAGCAAGTCTCATAAGTAG